GTTCAGACGCCGCGGACTACTATCTTAGACAGAGAATCGGGAGGGGATCCCAAGTGTCGCTGTCCAGCTATTCCGACGTCTTCGCGATCAATCACGATCGCGGGTACGACGAGCACATCTCCGTCGGCGACCTCGTGCGCACGGGGCCCAACCTCTTCCCGCATTTCGAGGTCCTCGCCATCCACGGCGACAAGGCCTGGGTCCGCAACGTGCAGAACGGCTCGGACCACCTAGCCATGCTGTCCCGGTGCCGGAAGATCAACGGCCAGCCGCCGCTCGACCAGGCGGCCGAATAGGCGCCGCGCGCCGCCGATCACCGCAAACTGAACCCCCGTCCCGCCCCGGAGTTGTAGCTTCGGGGAGCGATGTCGCTCGCGCGAGGAAAGGGGAGGACGGACCATCTCCGCCTTCATGTTCGCCACCGGGATCGAGAACTCGATCCCGAAGATCCAGAACGGCAGCATCCGCATCGACCAGATGGAGGCGTGCGGCCACTACCGCCATTGGCGAAAGGACTTCGACCTCGTCGAGGAGCTGGGGCTGCGATACCTCCGCTACGGCCCGCCGCTGCACACCAGCTTCCTCGGCCCCGACAGGTTCGACTGGGAGTTCGCCGACGTCACCTTCGCCGAGCTGCGGCGCCGCGACATCAACCCCATCGTGGACCTGTGCCACTTCGGCGTGCCCGACTGGATCGGCGACTTCCAGAACCCGGACTTCCCCGAGCTGTTCGCCAGCTATGCGGCGGCCTTCGCCCGGCGCTTCCCGTGGGTCCAGCTCTACACGCCTGTGAACGAGATGTTCATCTGCGCCCAGTTCTCGGCCAAGTTCGGCTGGTGGAACGAGCAGGGCACCACCGACCTGACGTTCGTGACGGCGCTCAAGCACATCGTCCGGGCCAACGTGCGGGCCATGCAGGAAATCCTGAAGGTCCGGGCCGACGCGATCTTCATCCAGAGCGAGTCCTCAGAGTACTTCCACGCCGAGAACCCGCTGGCCATCAAGCCAGCCGAGATCGAGAACTCGCGTCGCTTCCTCTCGCTCGACCTGAACTACGGACACCGGGTCGATTCCGAGATGTACGAGTACCTGATGGACAACGGGATGACGCGGGAGGAGTACCACTTCTTCCTCGGCAACTCGCTGCGCCACCACTGCATCCTGGGCAACGACTACTACTGGACGAACGAGCATCGGGTGTCGGCCAACGGCATGCACCGGGCCTCGGGCGAGATCTTCGGCTACTCCGAGATCACCCGGCAGTACTACAACCGCTACCGCCTGCCGGTGATGCACACCGAGACCAACATCGCCGAGGGGCCGAACGGCGACGAGGCGGTGAACTGGCTCTGGAAAGAGTGGGCCAACGTCCTGCGCGTGCGCAACGACGGGGTGCCGACCGTCGGGTTCACCTGGTACTCGCTGACCGACCAGATCGACTGGGACGTGGGCTTGCGCGAACAAAACAACCGCGTCCACCCTGTCGGCCTGTACGACCTCAACCGCGAGATCCGCCCCGTGGGCCTCTCCTACAAGCAGCTGATCCAGGACTGGCACGAGGTGCTGCCCACCCAGAGTGTCTGCCTCACCGTGCCCATCGTCCCACCGGCCGAGTACGGAGATCCGATCTCCGAGCGCCACCGCGTCGAGGCGCGGCGCCTGCGAGCCTACGAACTGGCCACCGGCGGCGAGGGCGGCTGAGCCGATGCGGATCGGAGGCGCGCCGGTCGTCCGGCTGACCGCCGAGGCTCCCGCGGGCGCGCCGGCGGGGACTCCGGGCTTCGTGGAGGCCGAGATCCTGCCCGGCCGGGGCATGATGACCCTGCAGGCCAGACTGCGCCTGCCGTCGGGCGAGATCGTGGACGCGCTGTTCGCCCCGCCCGCCGCCGAGGCCGCCCGCGAGCTGGACGGCGGGGCCGAGGACTTCGCCGGCAACAAGGCCTTCGCGTTCGGCGGCGCGGTGCTGGCCCCCTTCGCCAACCGCATCCGCGGCCGCGCCCTGCCCGGCGCCCGCGAGATCGAGGCCGACCTCGACGGCCGCACGGCGCGCCTCCCGCGCAACTGGGGCGGCAAGGCGCCGGGCGCCGAGCAGTACGCCATGCACGGCCTGATCCTCGATGCGCCCGTCCCGTTCGAGCAGCCCTCCCCCGCCCGGGTGACCGGCGTTCTGGAGGCCGGCGACTTCGGCGGCCGCTGGCCGTCGCGGGCGGTGCTCGGCTTCGAGTATCGGCTGGAGGACGGCGCCCTGGCCCTCTCCATCACCGCCCGGAACGTCGGGGACGAGACGCTGCCCATCGGGCTGGGCTGGCATCCCTACTTCGCCCTGCCGAGCGGCCAGCGCCGGCAGGCGCGCCTGCGGCTGCCCGCCGACCTGCGGGCCGAGGTGAACGACTACGACGAGGTGCTGCCCACGGGCCGCCTCTCGCCCACGTCCGGCGGCCCCTATGACTTCGGCGGCCCGGACGGGGCGGCGCTCGGCGACCTCTATCTGGACGACTGCTTCACCGGGCTGCGCCGCGAGGACGGCCAGGCGGTGGTCGACGTGCGCGACCCGGCGGCCGGCGTCGGCCTGCGCCTCGCCTCGCGCTCGCCGCATGTGAAGGCGATCCAGGTCTTCGCGCCGCCCGACAAGCCGTTCGTCGTGGTCGAGCCCCAGTTCAACCTGGCCGATCCCTTCGGCGCCGTCTGGCCGCGCGAGGTGGACACCGGCATGGCCCGGCTGCAGCCCGGCGAGCAGCTCTCCTACGACGTGCGGCTGAGCGCCTTCGCCGTCGGAACCTGAACCCGCTTGGCGGCTTCTCCCGCCCATGAACCGCGCACGAAAGAGTGAAACGAGCGAATCCTCCTGTGAAGTCATCGACTTCGATGAGGCGCTGCTCGACTCGTGCCCGGCCGACGAGAAGGCCGAGCTGATGACCGAGGCCCGCATCCTCGCCCAGGCCTTCGCCGGGCAGGGCGCGACCGAGACCCTGGAGGAGATGGCCGAGACCCTCTCCGCTGGCTACCGCGACGCCGAGATGGACCGGCCGCACGCGCGCAAGCTGTCGGCGGCGCTGAAGCGGCTCGCCCGGGATCCGTGGACCGACTGAGCTATTCGGCGGCGGCCGAGGCCCGGCCGCGCTTGCGCTTCCTCTCGGACCGGTCGAGCAGCTTGCGCAGCATGGAGGCCATGGCCGAGGTCTCGTAGGGCTTGTCGAGCAGCGGGAACTCGGCGCCCTCCATCACCTGGCGCTCGCCTACGAAGCCGGAGGTCAGCAGCACCTTCAGCCCCGGCCGCAGCTCGCGGGCGGTGCGCGCCAGGCTGACGCCGCTGACCCCGCCCGGCATCACCACGTCGGTGAACAGGAGGTCGATCTCGGCGCCCGAATGGATGATCTGCAGCGCCTCGGAGGCGTTGGTCGCCGTCTGCACCTGATAGCCCAGGCCGGTGAGCACATCGAGCGTCAGGGCGAGCACGGTGGGATCGTCCTCGACCAGCAGGATCCGCTCGGCGCCGCCGACAATGGCGCGGGGCGTCTCCTCCGGCCGCACCTCGGCCTTGGCCCGGGTGGCGGGCAGCAGCAGGCGGAAGACGGTGCCCCGGCCCGGCTCGCTGTCGACCTCCACCTCCCCGTCGGACTGGCGCACGAAGCCGTAGACCTGGCTGAGGCCGAGGCCCGAGCCCTTGCCGACCTCCTTCGTGGTGAAGAACGGCTCGAACACCCGCTCGCGCACCTCGGGGCTCATGCCGCAGCCGGTGTCGCCGACCTCGACGACCACGAAGCCCAACCCCTCCGCCGCGGACCGCCGCTCGGTGCGCACGCACAGCCGCCCGCCCTCGGGCATCGCGTCGCGGGCGTTCACGGCCAGGTTCAGCAGCGCGGTTTCGAGCTGCGTCGGATCGACATGGGTGTTCAGGGGCTCGCCGTCGCCGCCCAGCTCGAGGTCGAGGGTCACTGCCTCGCCGACCGCCTGGCGCATCAGCGGCGCGAAGTCCTGGATCAGCGCGTTCACGTCCAGGGTCACCGGCGACAGGTGCTGGCGGCGCGAGAACGCCAGGAGCTGTCGGGTCAGGTCGCGGCCGCGCTCGGCCGCCTGGCGGATTGCGTCGATGCGCCGGGCCCGACGGGCCTCGTCCTCCTGCTTGCGGGCGAGCATGTCGATGTTGCCCAGCACCACGGTCAGCAGGTTGTTGAAGTCGTGCGCGACCCCGCCGGTGAGCTGGCCCACCGCCTCCATCTTGCGGGCCTGGGCGAGCTGCTCCTCGAGGCTGCGGCGGTCGGTGGCGTCGAGCAGGACGCCGAAGATCTCGCGCGCCTCGCCGTCGTCGCTGGGCGCGATCACGCCCTGGTCGTGCAGCACCCGGTACTGGCCGTCGGCGCAGAGCCAGCGGAACTCGCAGGCGTAGTGGCCGATCTTCACCGCCTGGGTGATGGCCTTGGTCACCCGCTCGATATCGTCGGGATGGATGCGGCCGGCGCCGAAGTCGGCCTCCTCCAGGAAGCGGTCCGCGGGGAAGCCGGTGATCTCCTTCACCGACTCCGAGACGAACAGCGGCGTAAAGGGCGGCTCGACGCTGCGCGAGGTGAAGACGATCGGCATGGCCTTCAGGATCGCCGCCTGCTGCGCCTCGGCCCGCCGCAGCGCCTTCTCGGCGCGGGCCTTCTCGGTCTTCACCCGGCTGTGCTCGTCCAGCAGCCACTGCTTGTAGGCGGACTGGCGGTTCGCCTCCTGGGTCTTGAGGTAGAGGTCCACGAAGACCTTGGTCTTGGCCTTCAGGATGAAGGGGTCCACGGGCTTGAAGACCACGTCCACCGCCCCGGCCGAATAGGCCTGGAAGATGTGCGCCTCGTCCCGGAAGATCGCCGTCAGGAAGACGATCGGCGTGTCGGCCGTGCGCTTGCGCGAACGGATCAGCGCCGCGGTCTCGTAGCCGTCCATCCCCGGCATGTGCAGGTCGAGCAGGATGAGGGCGAACTCCTCCGAGAGCAGGCGCTTGAGCGCCTCCTCGCCCGACCGGGCCACCACGAGCTCGTGGCCGAGATCCTCCAGCGCCTGCACGGCGGCGAAGGCGTTCCGCTCGTCGTCGTCGACGATGAGAATCCGGGCCTTCAGCGGCGCGTCCAGGTCGGGCGGGGCCTGAGCCTCCGCCCCGCCGGGGCCTGCCGGATATCTGGCGGGGACGGCGTTCGTCACATCAGCTCGCTTGCGGCATGAGGGAGACGACGGTGTCGCTCGCCAGCTTCATCGCGTCGGCCCGCTGGATCGAGACCCGCAGCACCGAGATGAGGTGGTCGATGTCGACCGGCTTGGAGACATAGTCCGAGGCCCCGGCCTGGATGCATTTCTGGCGGTCGCCCTTCATCGCCTTGGCCGTCACCGCCACCACGGGCAGGTCGGCGAGGGCCGGACGCGAGCGGATCTCGCGGATCGTCTCGTAGCCGTCCATGTCGGGCATCATGATGTCCACCAGCACGACGTCGACGTCCGACTTCGCGTCCAGCGCCTCCAGGCCGGCGCGGCCGCTCTCGGCGTAGCTGAGGTCGATGCCGTACTCCTCGAGCGCCGAGGCGAGCGAGAAGATGTTGCGGATGTCGTCGTCGATGACCAGGACCTTGCGGCCGGTCAGGACGGCGTCGTCATGCCGGTTCTGGCTGAGCTTGGCCTTGGCCGGCGGCGGCAGCTTGTCGATCGGCGCGTGCAGCAGGAGGCTGGCCTGGTCGATCAGCTGGTCCGGCGTGCGGGCCATGCGGACCAGCCCGCCGAACACCGCCAGGCGCAGGCGCCGGTCGTCCTCGGGCTCCAGCTCAACGGGGGCGAACACCACCACGGGCGTGCAGCGGCCCTCGGCCTGCTTCAACTGGTCGATCAGCTGGGTGGCCGGAAGGGCCGAGCTTTCGACCACCACCGCGTCGGGACGGTCGGCGGGCGGCCGGCCGGCGACGGCGGCGAAGTCGTCCACGATCTCCACCTCGGCGAAGCACTGCCGCAGGGCCTCGGCCGCCTCGCCGTCTCCGCCCACCAGGGCCACGCGGCGGTCGCTCTTGTCGACGAAGCTCTTCACGCCCTGCAGCGTCGAGACCACGACCTCGCGCTCCACCGGCTTGTGGGTGAAGCCGAAGGCGCCCATCGACAGCCCCAGCCCCTTCTGGTCGTCGGCCGAGATGACGTGCACGGGGATGTGCCGCGTCTCGGGCGTGCGCTTCAGCAGGTCCAGCAGGGCCAGGCCGTCCATGTCGGGCAGGCCGATGTCCAACATGATG
The Phenylobacterium zucineum HLK1 genome window above contains:
- a CDS encoding family 1 glycosylhydrolase, encoding MFATGIENSIPKIQNGSIRIDQMEACGHYRHWRKDFDLVEELGLRYLRYGPPLHTSFLGPDRFDWEFADVTFAELRRRDINPIVDLCHFGVPDWIGDFQNPDFPELFASYAAAFARRFPWVQLYTPVNEMFICAQFSAKFGWWNEQGTTDLTFVTALKHIVRANVRAMQEILKVRADAIFIQSESSEYFHAENPLAIKPAEIENSRRFLSLDLNYGHRVDSEMYEYLMDNGMTREEYHFFLGNSLRHHCILGNDYYWTNEHRVSANGMHRASGEIFGYSEITRQYYNRYRLPVMHTETNIAEGPNGDEAVNWLWKEWANVLRVRNDGVPTVGFTWYSLTDQIDWDVGLREQNNRVHPVGLYDLNREIRPVGLSYKQLIQDWHEVLPTQSVCLTVPIVPPAEYGDPISERHRVEARRLRAYELATGGEGG
- a CDS encoding aldose 1-epimerase, with the translated sequence MRIGGAPVVRLTAEAPAGAPAGTPGFVEAEILPGRGMMTLQARLRLPSGEIVDALFAPPAAEAARELDGGAEDFAGNKAFAFGGAVLAPFANRIRGRALPGAREIEADLDGRTARLPRNWGGKAPGAEQYAMHGLILDAPVPFEQPSPARVTGVLEAGDFGGRWPSRAVLGFEYRLEDGALALSITARNVGDETLPIGLGWHPYFALPSGQRRQARLRLPADLRAEVNDYDEVLPTGRLSPTSGGPYDFGGPDGAALGDLYLDDCFTGLRREDGQAVVDVRDPAAGVGLRLASRSPHVKAIQVFAPPDKPFVVVEPQFNLADPFGAVWPREVDTGMARLQPGEQLSYDVRLSAFAVGT
- a CDS encoding response regulator — its product is MTNAVPARYPAGPGGAEAQAPPDLDAPLKARILIVDDDERNAFAAVQALEDLGHELVVARSGEEALKRLLSEEFALILLDLHMPGMDGYETAALIRSRKRTADTPIVFLTAIFRDEAHIFQAYSAGAVDVVFKPVDPFILKAKTKVFVDLYLKTQEANRQSAYKQWLLDEHSRVKTEKARAEKALRRAEAQQAAILKAMPIVFTSRSVEPPFTPLFVSESVKEITGFPADRFLEEADFGAGRIHPDDIERVTKAITQAVKIGHYACEFRWLCADGQYRVLHDQGVIAPSDDGEAREIFGVLLDATDRRSLEEQLAQARKMEAVGQLTGGVAHDFNNLLTVVLGNIDMLARKQEDEARRARRIDAIRQAAERGRDLTRQLLAFSRRQHLSPVTLDVNALIQDFAPLMRQAVGEAVTLDLELGGDGEPLNTHVDPTQLETALLNLAVNARDAMPEGGRLCVRTERRSAAEGLGFVVVEVGDTGCGMSPEVRERVFEPFFTTKEVGKGSGLGLSQVYGFVRQSDGEVEVDSEPGRGTVFRLLLPATRAKAEVRPEETPRAIVGGAERILLVEDDPTVLALTLDVLTGLGYQVQTATNASEALQIIHSGAEIDLLFTDVVMPGGVSGVSLARTARELRPGLKVLLTSGFVGERQVMEGAEFPLLDKPYETSAMASMLRKLLDRSERKRKRGRASAAAE